From Coffea arabica cultivar ET-39 chromosome 9c, Coffea Arabica ET-39 HiFi, whole genome shotgun sequence, one genomic window encodes:
- the LOC113708522 gene encoding glucan endo-1,3-beta-glucosidase 14-like produces the protein MNALFGVAMVHILVGFFVFITGLGLLRGGESLGINYGQVANNLPPPDKVLDLLQALKLTKARIYDSNPEVLSAFANSNIELIVTVENEMLASLTDPQQALQWVSTRIRPYFPATRITGIAVGNEVFTGEDNTLVASLVPAMVSIHAALVRLRLDQYVQVSTPNSLAVLAQSYPPSAGCFSSELNGIMPQLLQFLQSTNAPFWINAYPYFAYKDDPNRIPLDYVLFNPNSGMIDPYTKLHYDNMLYAQVDAVIFAIARLGFSGLEVRVSETGWPSKGDTDEIGATLENAASYNRNLMRRQFENEGTPLRPNMRLEIYVFALFNEDMKPGPTSERNYGLFQPDGTMAYNVGLLALSSASSASSTASSSASVSLTSSAPKVKLVGYQSFLYSTVLYLLALQILLRRQS, from the exons atGAACGCACTTTTTGGAGTTGCCATGGTACATATTCTTGTCGGATTCTTTGTCTTCATAACAG GACTTGGATTATTGAGAGGAGGAGAGTCTCTAGGGATCAATTATGGGCAAGTAGCCAACAATTTGCCACCGCCAGATAAAGTGCTTGATCTATTGCAGGCCCTGAAGTTAACAAAAGCAAGAATTTACGACTCGAATCCGGAGGTGCTGTCGGCATTTGCAAACTCTAACATTGAGCTAATCGTGACagttgaaaatgaaatgctagcAAGTTTAACGGATCCTCAGCAAGCCCTTCAATGGGTTAGCACTCGTATAAGGCCATATTTCCCGGCTACGAGAATCACAGGCATTGCAGTTGGAAACGAAGTATTTACAGGAGAGGACAACACGTTGGTGGCTAGTTTAGTACCTGCCATGGTCAGCATTCATGCGGCTCTGGTGCGTTTAAGACTAGATCAATACGTCCAAGTTTCAACACCTAATTCTCTAGCAGTTCTAGCACAATCATATCCGCCTTCAGCAGGGTGTTTTAGTAGTGAGCTCAATGGAATCATGCCGCAACTTTTGCAGTTTTTGCAGAGTACAAACGCACCTTTTTGGATCAATGCTTACCCATATTTCGCTTACAAGGACGATCCAAACAGAATTCCTCTAGACTATGTGCTATTTAACCCTAATTCGGGGATGATAGATCCTTACACGAAGCTGCACTATGACAACATGTTGTATGCTCAAGTTGATGCTGTTATATTTGCCATTGCGAGGTTGGGGTTTTCGGGGTTAGAAGTTAGGGTGTCCGAAACGGGGTGGCCATCCAAGGGTGACACTGATGAAATCGGTGCAACTTTGGAAAATGCAGCCAGTTACAATAGAAATTTAATGAGAAGGCAGTTTGAAAATGAAGGGACTCCCTTGAGGCCTAACATGCGACTAGAAATCTATGTGTTTGCTTTGTTCAATGAGGACATGAAGCCTGGACCTACTTCAGAAAGAAATTACGGCCTCTTTCAACCTGATGGAACTATGGCATACAATGTTGGTCTCCTTGCCCTGTCAAGTGCGTCGTCCGCCTCCTCCACAGCATCCTCCTCGGCATCTGTTTCCCTGACTTCCTCTGCTCCAAAG GTAAAACTAGTGGGTTATCAAAGTTTTCTGTACTCGACAGTCTTGTATTTGCTGGCCCTCCAAATTCTGCTGAGACGGCAATCTTAA